Proteins from a genomic interval of Vreelandella profundi:
- a CDS encoding ABC transporter ATP-binding protein, producing MAEPALSIRGLTKVYANGFQALKGIDLDVQQGDFFALLGPNGAGKSTTLGVVCSLVQKTAGNVSIFGIDIDKDFAKAKYQLGVVPQEFNFNQFEKVLDIVLAQAGYYGMTSREALPRAKQLLTDLGLWEKRDGNARMLSGGMKRRLMIARALMHRPRLLILDEPTAGVDIELRRSMWEYMRRINQDEGTTIILTTHYLEEAESLCRNVAIINNGDIVRNTSVRQLLAELDTETFLIDLAEPVAETPHVEGFELHQLEPTQLSLLVHRGQRLNDVFNALSEQGVQVVSMRNRANRLEEMFVSMVKGSNQGAIDQRADASSGESSDADNREPRS from the coding sequence ATGGCCGAACCGGCATTGTCGATCCGTGGCCTTACCAAAGTGTACGCCAACGGCTTTCAGGCGCTTAAAGGTATTGATCTCGACGTCCAGCAGGGCGATTTTTTTGCGCTCTTAGGCCCCAATGGCGCCGGTAAGTCCACGACCTTGGGTGTTGTTTGTTCGCTGGTGCAAAAAACAGCGGGTAACGTATCTATATTTGGCATCGATATTGATAAAGATTTTGCCAAAGCCAAGTATCAGCTAGGCGTTGTGCCCCAAGAGTTTAATTTCAATCAGTTCGAGAAAGTGCTCGATATCGTACTGGCTCAGGCCGGCTACTATGGTATGACCTCTCGCGAGGCGCTACCGCGGGCCAAGCAGCTTCTTACGGATCTCGGCCTTTGGGAAAAGCGCGATGGCAACGCACGCATGCTCTCCGGTGGAATGAAACGACGGCTAATGATTGCCCGGGCGCTAATGCATCGCCCTCGGCTGCTGATCTTGGATGAGCCCACTGCCGGTGTCGATATCGAGCTGCGGCGCAGTATGTGGGAATACATGAGGCGGATTAACCAAGATGAAGGCACGACGATCATCCTGACGACGCACTACCTGGAAGAGGCGGAGAGCCTATGTCGCAATGTCGCTATTATCAATAATGGTGACATTGTGCGTAATACCAGCGTGCGTCAGCTGTTGGCTGAGCTTGATACAGAGACCTTTCTGATTGATTTGGCTGAGCCGGTCGCAGAGACGCCGCATGTTGAGGGCTTTGAGCTGCATCAGCTAGAGCCCACCCAGCTTTCACTGTTGGTGCATCGCGGCCAGCGCTTGAATGATGTGTTCAATGCGCTAAGTGAGCAGGGTGTGCAGGTGGTGTCTATGCGTAACCGAGCCAATCGCTTAGAGGAGATGTTTGTGTCGATGGTAAAAGGCAGCAACCAGGGGGCGATAGATCAGCGTGCTGACGCTTCAAGCGGTGAGAGCTCGGATGCCGACAACAGGGAGCCTCGCTCATGA
- a CDS encoding ABC transporter permease has product MNASQTLIALWTLVLKEIKRFTRIWPQTLLPPSITMAMYFIIFGNLIGSRIGDMDGFNYMDFIVPGLIMMSVITNSYSNVASSFFSNKFQRSIEEMMVSPMPNWVILSGFILGGMARGLGVGLIVTVVSLFFTRLTMEHTLLTILVVVLTSALFSIGGFINALLANKFDDISIVPTFILTPLTYLGGVFYSISMLPDFWQSVSMLNPILYMVNVFRYGFLGVSDIPVGWALAAIFAFIVVLFSIALAMLERGKGIRS; this is encoded by the coding sequence ATGAATGCAAGCCAAACATTGATCGCTCTGTGGACCCTGGTGCTGAAAGAAATTAAGCGTTTCACGCGCATTTGGCCGCAAACGCTGCTGCCGCCCTCTATCACGATGGCGATGTATTTCATTATTTTTGGCAATTTAATCGGCTCGCGCATTGGCGACATGGACGGCTTCAACTACATGGACTTTATTGTTCCAGGGCTGATCATGATGTCCGTGATTACCAACAGCTATTCCAACGTGGCATCGAGTTTCTTTTCGAACAAATTTCAGCGTTCAATTGAAGAAATGATGGTATCGCCGATGCCTAACTGGGTGATTTTGTCCGGCTTTATTTTAGGCGGTATGGCGCGTGGCCTGGGCGTGGGGCTTATTGTGACCGTGGTTTCGCTGTTTTTTACTCGCTTAACCATGGAGCATACGCTGCTCACAATATTAGTGGTGGTGCTCACGTCTGCGCTGTTTTCCATTGGTGGCTTTATCAACGCTTTGCTGGCCAATAAGTTTGACGACATCTCCATCGTGCCGACCTTTATTCTTACCCCGCTGACCTATCTGGGCGGAGTGTTTTACTCTATCTCGATGCTGCCGGACTTCTGGCAGAGCGTTTCCATGCTCAACCCTATCTTGTACATGGTTAACGTGTTTCGCTACGGATTCTTAGGCGTCTCGGATATCCCCGTTGGCTGGGCGCTCGCCGCTATTTTCGCTTTTATTGTCGTGCTCTTTAGCATTGCGCTGGCGATGCTGGAGCGCGGTAAAGGTATTCGTAGTTAA
- the queF gene encoding NADPH-dependent 7-cyano-7-deazaguanine reductase QueF (Catalyzes the NADPH-dependent reduction of 7-cyano-7-deazaguanine (preQ0) to 7-aminomethyl-7-deazaguanine (preQ1) in queuosine biosynthesis) has translation MAHRPDTLENAPLGRDSAYPEQYDAALLYPISRAANRAPLGIEEGALPFVGEDEWHAFEVSWLNSRGKPVVAVARFRLSASSPHLIESKSWKLYLNSFNQTRFYSREDVMQTLANDLSIAAGAEVSVELFDVDAPELTVQCLPGECLDDLDIAVNDYTPSSAHLRVSDEIVEETLYSHLLKSNCPVTGQPDWGSVLIRYKGPKIDREGLLRYLIGFRQHQDFHEHCVEHIFTDLMTYAQPTQLLVLARYVRRGGLDISPWRATPGLTPPTPLRLARQ, from the coding sequence ATGGCACATCGCCCTGATACTTTAGAAAATGCGCCGCTAGGGCGCGATTCCGCGTATCCCGAGCAGTATGACGCGGCGCTGCTTTATCCCATTTCGCGCGCGGCCAACCGAGCGCCGCTGGGGATTGAAGAGGGGGCTTTACCGTTTGTGGGTGAAGACGAATGGCATGCGTTTGAAGTGTCCTGGCTAAATTCTCGCGGCAAGCCCGTGGTGGCCGTGGCTCGCTTTCGCCTGTCCGCCAGCTCGCCCCATTTGATTGAGTCTAAGTCGTGGAAGCTCTATCTCAATAGCTTCAATCAAACCCGCTTCTACAGCCGTGAAGACGTGATGCAGACGCTTGCCAATGATCTTTCTATCGCAGCGGGTGCCGAGGTAAGCGTTGAGTTATTTGATGTGGATGCCCCTGAGCTTACCGTGCAGTGCTTGCCGGGCGAATGCTTGGACGACTTAGACATCGCAGTTAACGATTACACGCCGAGCAGCGCTCATCTAAGGGTAAGCGATGAGATCGTCGAAGAGACGCTGTATTCGCATCTGCTCAAATCTAACTGTCCCGTTACCGGCCAGCCGGACTGGGGCAGCGTGCTGATTCGCTATAAAGGGCCAAAGATTGATCGCGAAGGGCTGTTACGCTATCTGATCGGGTTTCGTCAGCACCAGGATTTCCACGAGCATTGTGTAGAGCATATCTTTACCGACCTAATGACGTATGCACAGCCCACCCAGCTACTGGTGCTTGCCCGCTATGTGCGTCGTGGCGGTTTGGATATTAGCCCTTGGCGCGCAACGCCAGGGCTGACGCCGCCTACACCGCTGCGGCTGGCAAGGCAGTAA
- a CDS encoding nitroreductase family protein, which produces MDALTLLHKRSSMGKLVEPAPSAEQLSAIYQAALRAPDHKELRPWRFIEFSGEGRERLGELFAEAEFQEDPSAGDEVLNSARKKPMRAPMVIAVIAKVTPELDKVPKMEQVISAGCAAHGILLAAHAQGLGAMWRSGKYAFDSVVRKGLSLSEDDEVVAFIYLGALGGRHKPVAEHSVADFVERWD; this is translated from the coding sequence ATGGATGCACTTACGCTTCTTCACAAACGCAGCTCAATGGGCAAACTGGTTGAGCCGGCGCCCAGTGCCGAACAGCTCAGTGCCATTTATCAGGCGGCACTGCGCGCACCCGACCATAAAGAGCTGCGCCCCTGGCGCTTCATTGAATTCAGTGGGGAAGGGCGTGAGCGCCTAGGCGAGCTATTTGCCGAAGCAGAGTTTCAGGAAGACCCTAGCGCCGGCGACGAAGTTCTCAATTCGGCGCGTAAAAAGCCGATGCGCGCGCCGATGGTGATCGCCGTCATCGCAAAGGTCACGCCAGAGCTCGATAAAGTACCTAAAATGGAGCAGGTGATTTCCGCAGGCTGCGCCGCCCACGGTATTTTGCTGGCCGCCCACGCACAGGGCTTAGGCGCTATGTGGCGCAGCGGGAAGTACGCGTTCGACTCGGTGGTACGCAAAGGCCTGAGCCTGAGTGAAGACGATGAGGTTGTCGCGTTCATCTATTTAGGCGCGCTAGGCGGTCGCCATAAGCCAGTGGCGGAGCATAGCGTTGCTGACTTTGTCGAGCGCTGGGATTAG
- a CDS encoding YiiD C-terminal domain-containing protein, whose amino-acid sequence MKLSRQAGVPHPRLPLPNGQQEDLAAFQQWLGEAIPMVGALGISEMAREGDALTWQLALEPNLNDKGTGFGGALTAQTTLQGWCWVTLWLRERGIARDVVVAEASQRFLAPVADNYRLVCTPLEPEGPEQLANRLVERGKGRIALSHQLYCGETLCLEASGSYAVLPQR is encoded by the coding sequence ATGAAGCTATCCCGCCAAGCGGGCGTACCGCATCCGCGCCTGCCGCTGCCCAATGGTCAGCAGGAAGATCTCGCTGCCTTTCAGCAGTGGCTAGGCGAGGCGATCCCTATGGTGGGCGCGTTAGGCATCAGCGAAATGGCGCGCGAAGGTGATGCGCTCACCTGGCAGTTGGCACTGGAGCCTAACCTTAACGATAAAGGTACGGGTTTTGGCGGCGCGCTGACGGCGCAAACCACGCTGCAAGGTTGGTGCTGGGTCACGCTATGGCTGCGCGAGCGCGGCATCGCGCGCGATGTGGTGGTGGCTGAGGCTAGCCAGCGCTTTCTTGCCCCGGTCGCGGATAACTATCGTTTAGTATGCACACCGCTTGAGCCCGAAGGCCCCGAGCAGCTTGCCAATAGGCTGGTCGAACGTGGTAAAGGGCGTATTGCACTGAGCCATCAGCTCTACTGTGGAGAAACGCTCTGCTTGGAAGCCAGCGGCAGCTACGCCGTGTTGCCGCAACGCTAA
- a CDS encoding endonuclease/exonuclease/phosphatase family protein: protein MMVFLVVVSLLPLVPSGQWWIRVWDFPRLQLTVLLVLPLSLLAIHAWRSRQCKEHKAWLAVIVMIAGWHAWHILPFTAVWATEVPTAQAEPDRPHPTLKVLTANVTFANDHYAEILNMVEQEDPDILLLIEVDSALNEGLASLDEEYAHRVGEVREEGLGIVMWSRIPLLEKGVEHLVSERRPSVFATLDMPEVGPVRFIGAHPVPPGLLERNAANDDEERQDSRERDAELMLIARHVQKDPDNRWIVAGDFNDVAWSRTTKLFAELSDLKDPRRGRRLLSTYHAERPWWRYPIDHMFVSDGFHLIDIDRVRVQGSDHFGILTTLTAARKDQAKPEASEGQEQEAEEIVEEGEADAAESGAGVSEQ, encoded by the coding sequence ATGATGGTCTTTCTGGTAGTGGTGAGCCTACTGCCGTTGGTGCCTAGCGGTCAGTGGTGGATAAGGGTGTGGGATTTCCCTCGCCTACAGTTGACCGTATTGCTGGTTTTGCCTCTATCGCTATTGGCAATACACGCGTGGCGAAGCCGACAATGTAAAGAACACAAAGCGTGGCTGGCTGTCATTGTGATGATTGCGGGCTGGCACGCGTGGCATATCTTGCCTTTCACGGCGGTATGGGCGACTGAAGTTCCAACCGCCCAAGCTGAGCCTGACAGGCCTCATCCGACGCTGAAAGTACTCACCGCCAATGTCACCTTCGCTAACGACCACTATGCTGAAATACTAAACATGGTTGAGCAGGAAGATCCAGATATATTGCTGCTGATCGAAGTTGATAGTGCATTGAATGAGGGGCTAGCGTCACTTGATGAGGAGTACGCACACCGAGTTGGAGAAGTTCGTGAAGAGGGGCTTGGAATCGTGATGTGGTCGCGTATCCCGCTGCTGGAAAAAGGGGTTGAGCACTTGGTCTCTGAACGTCGACCTTCGGTCTTCGCGACCCTTGATATGCCAGAAGTCGGGCCAGTACGGTTCATTGGTGCTCATCCGGTTCCGCCAGGGCTACTGGAAAGAAATGCTGCTAACGACGATGAGGAGCGTCAGGACAGTCGTGAACGCGATGCTGAACTGATGCTGATTGCCCGGCATGTGCAAAAAGACCCGGACAACCGTTGGATCGTCGCAGGGGATTTTAATGACGTTGCGTGGTCTAGGACTACTAAGCTATTCGCTGAATTAAGCGATCTTAAGGATCCTCGGCGTGGTCGGCGCTTGTTGAGTACCTATCACGCTGAACGCCCCTGGTGGCGATACCCGATTGACCACATGTTTGTTTCAGACGGTTTTCACCTGATTGATATTGACCGGGTTAGAGTCCAAGGCTCCGACCACTTCGGTATATTGACAACTCTGACTGCTGCGCGGAAGGATCAGGCCAAGCCTGAAGCTTCTGAGGGGCAAGAGCAAGAGGCCGAAGAGATAGTCGAGGAGGGTGAAGCGGACGCCGCTGAGTCTGGTGCAGGCGTTTCTGAGCAGTAA
- a CDS encoding metallothionein: MSEQTCACPKCTCSIDSKPVEKEGKLYCCESCATGHADGSQDCGHNCKCGK, translated from the coding sequence ATGTCTGAACAAACGTGCGCATGCCCGAAATGTACGTGTTCTATCGATAGCAAGCCCGTTGAGAAAGAGGGAAAGCTGTACTGCTGTGAATCCTGCGCCACCGGCCACGCTGATGGCTCTCAAGACTGTGGCCATAACTGCAAGTGCGGGAAATAA
- a CDS encoding CLCA_X family protein — MSIEARDFYRNGPAHRPECASSFALIRRQFDFRSIEIGRWVTSAERDRAAELFHDALCDLMLILEGPETLISLRGSIALQYGCGGRPGVSAHYDPSQRSFALAKNAGPGSIAHEWFHAFDHYIAQKCFRGTPASMFASTAWLAEATPVPHSLNQLLMRCFKAVLLQPEGDQPSTLFKRSVQMDKQLGQLYYSKPEELCARAFEAFIQDAAITNHFLVKGTKASPEADKGLYPQGEQRIHINTAFGEYFGRLGNALSA, encoded by the coding sequence GTGAGCATTGAAGCGAGAGATTTTTATCGCAATGGGCCAGCACACCGCCCTGAATGCGCCAGCAGCTTTGCCTTAATCCGGCGCCAGTTCGATTTTCGATCCATTGAAATTGGCCGCTGGGTCACTAGCGCTGAGCGCGACCGGGCAGCGGAACTCTTTCACGATGCGCTGTGCGACCTAATGCTGATTCTAGAGGGTCCAGAGACACTGATTTCGCTGCGCGGCTCCATAGCCTTACAATACGGCTGTGGCGGCCGGCCTGGGGTTTCTGCTCACTACGACCCCAGCCAACGCAGCTTTGCACTCGCTAAAAATGCCGGGCCCGGCAGTATTGCGCATGAGTGGTTTCATGCCTTCGACCACTACATTGCCCAGAAATGTTTTCGCGGCACGCCCGCCAGCATGTTCGCCTCGACTGCCTGGCTAGCCGAAGCCACGCCGGTTCCCCACTCGCTAAATCAGCTGCTAATGCGCTGCTTCAAGGCCGTACTTTTGCAACCAGAAGGCGACCAGCCAAGCACACTGTTTAAACGCTCGGTGCAGATGGACAAGCAGCTTGGCCAGCTCTATTACAGTAAGCCCGAGGAACTTTGTGCCCGCGCTTTCGAGGCTTTTATACAGGACGCTGCCATCACCAATCACTTCTTAGTCAAAGGCACAAAAGCGTCGCCGGAGGCAGACAAAGGGCTTTACCCCCAGGGCGAGCAAAGGATCCATATTAATACCGCATTCGGCGAATATTTTGGCAGGCTGGGCAACGCGCTTAGCGCTTAA
- a CDS encoding type 1 glutamine amidotransferase domain-containing protein: MSKRILMVLTSHDQLGDTGKKTGFWLEEFAAPYYVFKDADAEVTLASPKGGQPPLDPTSDAEDSQTDETRRFKQDEKAKAELAATHRLSGMNANDFDAVFYPGGHGPLWDLVDDPNSIRLIETFIAQGKPVASVCHAPIVLVNAKNSAGEPLVKGRQVTGFTNGEEEAVGLTNVVPHLVEDALQKCGGIYSKADDFTPYVREDGQLITGQNPPSSALTAETLMAWLAR, encoded by the coding sequence ATGAGCAAACGTATTTTAATGGTGCTGACATCTCACGACCAGTTAGGTGATACCGGCAAGAAAACCGGCTTCTGGCTAGAAGAATTTGCTGCCCCTTATTATGTGTTTAAAGACGCAGATGCTGAGGTAACTCTGGCCTCACCTAAAGGTGGGCAGCCGCCGCTGGACCCCACCAGTGATGCAGAAGATAGCCAAACCGATGAAACGCGCCGCTTCAAACAGGATGAAAAGGCCAAGGCTGAGCTTGCCGCTACCCATCGTTTAAGCGGTATGAACGCCAATGACTTTGACGCGGTTTTCTACCCAGGTGGCCACGGCCCGCTATGGGATCTCGTCGATGATCCTAATTCTATTCGTCTGATCGAAACGTTTATTGCCCAAGGCAAGCCGGTGGCATCGGTATGCCATGCGCCGATTGTGCTGGTGAATGCCAAAAACAGCGCAGGCGAGCCGCTGGTTAAAGGCCGTCAGGTAACGGGCTTTACGAACGGCGAAGAAGAAGCCGTTGGCTTAACCAATGTCGTGCCGCATCTCGTCGAAGATGCTCTGCAAAAATGCGGAGGCATTTACAGCAAGGCGGATGATTTCACCCCCTACGTGCGTGAAGATGGTCAACTGATCACGGGCCAAAACCCACCTTCTTCTGCGCTCACGGCTGAGACACTGATGGCGTGGCTGGCGCGGTAA
- a CDS encoding MipA/OmpV family protein has translation MTQYTWLSAAVIGLAISPIVSADSWEGSIGAGVLYTPDYLGSDDYDTKLWPSVNLTYGETFTINPRSGIEWHAIRDGGWTVSPFVGYTFGRDNKGDISAFEEVDGGATLGLRVGYEQREWQYSVAASTPFTGDVDGAEFEIAAAWRTPLSERLFFSLSPSVHYSNEKWTEYMFGVSARDSLRSGIAQYNPDDGYWRLGVSSSLTYALTPEWSATGFVGTSYLTGSASDSPIVDELGSDWQTVTGLSLNYNF, from the coding sequence GTGACTCAATATACTTGGTTGTCTGCCGCCGTGATTGGCTTGGCTATTTCGCCGATTGTCTCGGCAGATAGTTGGGAAGGAAGTATTGGCGCTGGCGTGCTCTACACGCCTGATTACTTAGGCAGCGACGACTACGACACAAAGCTATGGCCATCGGTAAATCTCACCTATGGCGAGACCTTCACCATCAATCCGCGCTCTGGCATTGAATGGCACGCTATTCGTGATGGCGGCTGGACCGTATCGCCTTTTGTTGGCTACACCTTTGGGCGTGACAACAAAGGTGATATCAGCGCTTTCGAAGAAGTAGATGGCGGTGCAACGCTAGGGCTTCGCGTTGGCTATGAGCAAAGAGAATGGCAATACAGCGTAGCAGCTAGCACGCCGTTCACCGGTGATGTGGATGGCGCTGAGTTTGAAATAGCAGCGGCTTGGCGTACTCCGCTCAGTGAGCGCCTCTTTTTCTCTTTATCGCCAAGCGTTCATTACTCAAACGAAAAATGGACAGAGTATATGTTCGGCGTTTCAGCACGCGACAGCCTGCGCAGCGGCATTGCCCAATACAATCCTGACGACGGATACTGGCGGCTTGGTGTAAGCAGCAGCCTGACTTACGCGTTAACACCAGAATGGTCGGCAACAGGTTTCGTGGGAACGAGCTACCTCACGGGCAGCGCATCCGACAGCCCTATCGTGGATGAGCTAGGCAGCGATTGGCAAACGGTGACCGGCTTATCTCTCAATTATAATTTTTAA
- a CDS encoding SLC13 family permease, translating to MGVSSQGWRHWTPLLAGPLLCILVQLLMPATLIDPAPRLVLGLTVWMAVWWVTEPVPIPVTSFLPMIILPLSGVMTLDDTVVGYANPVIYMYMGGFILAIAIERWNLHRRIALNIVSRIGNSLRSIVLGVMIASAFLSMWISNAATALMMLPIAIALLGELDERDQFDGKQRDSFARVLLLTVAYSASIGGLATIIGSVPNAIVVAMIPQFFDGVEISFLDWMIFALPLTLIMLVILYVYLTHIYAKVPNTRLEVNFVAEELKALGPMGPEEKRVLAVFVTTALAWALRGWLAPFFDLPLNDTLIAVIAAVALFIIPAHSEKRSLLVWDDMARLPWGLFILWGGGMTLAAAFSASDLTGWISQQLEVLDGVNYFVLILFMVLLMLFLTEIISNTATANMALPITAGMAAAITTGNPLGLMVAVALATTCAFMMPISTPPNAAVFSSGRISIKEMAKAGFAMNIVSAIIITLFVYFIMPLLLPMPS from the coding sequence ATGGGAGTTTCATCGCAAGGCTGGCGCCATTGGACGCCCCTGCTGGCCGGGCCACTGCTGTGCATACTGGTACAGCTACTCATGCCCGCCACACTTATCGACCCGGCGCCACGCCTGGTACTTGGCCTAACCGTCTGGATGGCCGTGTGGTGGGTAACGGAACCCGTACCGATTCCAGTCACCTCGTTTTTACCCATGATTATTTTGCCGCTAAGCGGCGTGATGACACTCGATGACACCGTGGTCGGCTACGCAAACCCGGTTATCTATATGTACATGGGTGGTTTTATACTGGCCATTGCCATTGAGCGTTGGAATTTACATCGCCGCATTGCACTGAATATCGTTAGCCGTATCGGCAATAGCCTGCGTAGCATTGTGCTCGGCGTGATGATCGCCTCAGCCTTTCTTTCCATGTGGATTTCAAATGCCGCCACGGCATTAATGATGCTACCGATAGCCATTGCCCTGCTCGGAGAGCTGGATGAGCGCGATCAGTTCGATGGCAAGCAGCGCGATTCGTTTGCACGCGTGCTGCTACTTACCGTTGCTTACTCAGCCTCCATTGGTGGCCTGGCAACGATTATTGGCTCAGTGCCCAATGCTATTGTGGTCGCCATGATCCCGCAATTTTTTGACGGGGTTGAAATTAGCTTTTTAGATTGGATGATTTTTGCACTGCCTCTCACTCTGATCATGCTCGTCATCTTGTACGTCTATCTCACCCACATTTATGCCAAGGTTCCCAATACGCGCTTAGAAGTTAACTTCGTTGCCGAAGAGTTAAAAGCACTTGGCCCCATGGGGCCCGAAGAAAAGCGCGTACTGGCGGTGTTTGTCACCACCGCACTCGCATGGGCGTTAAGGGGTTGGTTAGCGCCCTTCTTTGATCTACCGCTAAACGATACATTAATTGCAGTTATCGCGGCCGTGGCACTATTTATTATCCCAGCCCACAGCGAAAAACGTAGCCTGTTAGTGTGGGATGATATGGCACGCCTGCCGTGGGGGCTGTTTATACTTTGGGGCGGTGGTATGACGCTCGCCGCCGCCTTCAGTGCGAGCGACTTAACGGGCTGGATCAGTCAACAGCTGGAGGTACTGGACGGGGTTAATTACTTCGTGCTAATTCTCTTTATGGTGCTGCTGATGCTGTTCCTCACCGAAATCATCTCTAACACCGCAACGGCCAATATGGCGCTGCCTATTACGGCGGGAATGGCTGCCGCGATTACCACAGGCAATCCGCTGGGCCTAATGGTGGCCGTTGCTCTGGCAACCACCTGCGCTTTTATGATGCCGATTTCCACGCCACCTAACGCTGCCGTTTTCTCCAGCGGGCGAATTTCGATTAAGGAAATGGCAAAAGCAGGCTTTGCGATGAATATCGTTAGCGCTATTATCATCACACTATTTGTTTACTTTATTATGCCGTTGCTGCTCCCTATGCCGTCTTAA
- a CDS encoding M20/M25/M40 family metallo-hydrolase — protein MSDTAKPWTQPMPEAQFKLMRDILAAPSPVGLEAAMTYGVLKPHFESFAPKSWHLHQFKGNAGVVLDTHPDRDDMFKVMIIGHADKIRMQVRSIGEDGKIWINTDSFLPSVLIGHEVKLFSEDPEKPGSYRSIEGGTVEALGAIHFSDPAQRDGSKGIKKEQIYLDLQIHGKNKKQQVLNLGVRPGDSIIFDRPIRPGFSPDTFYGAYLDNGLGCFVAAEVARLIAEAGGTKNVRVLFAIASYEEIGRFGSRVMAGEMKPDALIGVDVNHDYVGAPGIGDKRMQPLEMGKGFTMAVGSIASEQLNRIIASAAKEHDIPLQRDIVGVDTGTDGMAGVLASIDSAATSIGFPIRNMHTISETGHTQDVLAAIHALTHTLQALDAIPDLQREFLDNHPRLDQASPLTHQGSDKPDSESDESEEIKPA, from the coding sequence ATGAGCGATACGGCAAAACCCTGGACACAGCCAATGCCTGAGGCACAGTTCAAATTAATGCGCGATATTCTTGCCGCGCCGAGCCCTGTGGGCTTGGAAGCCGCAATGACGTACGGCGTGCTCAAGCCCCATTTTGAAAGCTTTGCGCCTAAAAGCTGGCATCTTCATCAGTTCAAGGGCAATGCGGGCGTGGTGCTAGATACTCACCCTGACCGCGATGACATGTTCAAAGTGATGATCATCGGCCATGCGGACAAAATCCGTATGCAGGTGCGCTCTATTGGTGAAGACGGCAAGATTTGGATTAACACCGACTCCTTCTTACCTTCTGTGTTGATTGGTCATGAAGTGAAGCTATTTAGCGAAGACCCGGAAAAACCCGGTAGCTATCGCAGCATTGAAGGCGGTACGGTCGAAGCGCTGGGCGCTATTCACTTCTCCGACCCTGCGCAGCGCGATGGCAGTAAGGGTATTAAGAAAGAACAGATCTATCTGGATCTGCAGATTCATGGCAAGAATAAGAAGCAGCAGGTCTTGAACCTGGGTGTGCGCCCAGGCGATTCGATTATTTTTGACCGCCCTATTCGCCCCGGCTTTAGCCCCGACACCTTTTATGGCGCCTACTTAGATAACGGCCTAGGTTGTTTTGTGGCAGCGGAAGTAGCACGCCTGATCGCCGAGGCTGGCGGCACGAAAAACGTACGCGTACTGTTTGCGATCGCCAGCTATGAAGAGATTGGCCGTTTTGGCAGCCGCGTGATGGCCGGGGAAATGAAGCCCGACGCACTGATTGGCGTCGATGTTAACCACGACTATGTGGGCGCACCGGGTATCGGCGACAAGCGCATGCAGCCGCTAGAGATGGGTAAAGGCTTCACCATGGCCGTGGGATCGATTGCCAGCGAGCAGCTGAACCGTATTATTGCCAGCGCCGCGAAAGAACATGATATTCCGCTGCAGCGCGACATTGTTGGCGTTGATACCGGAACCGATGGCATGGCGGGAGTATTAGCTTCTATCGACAGCGCCGCCACTTCTATTGGCTTCCCGATACGCAACATGCATACCATCTCGGAAACCGGCCATACCCAAGACGTACTGGCCGCTATTCATGCGCTGACGCACACACTGCAAGCCCTCGATGCTATTCCAGACTTACAGCGTGAATTCTTGGACAACCATCCGCGCTTGGATCAAGCAAGCCCGTTAACCCATCAGGGAAGCGATAAGCCTGACAGTGAAAGTGATGAAAGCGAAGAGATTAAGCCTGCGTAG